In Halorussus limi, a genomic segment contains:
- a CDS encoding outer membrane protein assembly factor BamB family protein, producing the protein MKWSPTRREFLGVAGPGSVASSVVADRPASLGNVSLGNASDAVPDHPLAPTPEVEWSVDTDTEKPLLRRSETGDAVYLGTETGVRGFSTDGTERWRRRIPRADADRPVEIHPGTGAVYAEGKAQLRALDAEDGHTRWRYPGESGTAERYVDVSLVTSETVFLRDDGIAAVAASDGRERWRFRPDESLWFPSRIDGDDLYVGTTSGHLYALSTADGSVRWHVDRSADGAPRFSVAGVTDDAVFAWNYDAGELYAFDRDDGALRWRFDAEVNESGFPGAVRDEAVYLGDGSLVRAISPADGTERWRYDAGRPVVGWPQFDGRTAYFGASGSVHAVSTDDGTGRWQFSTGTDRAYVAGVADGTVVAHGRTDALYGLDADRGHLRWRFDSPGHARWLPQVDDDRVYFATESGTLYALSSPGSTPLYDAARTLTSPAGLAVGGLLGAATLAGAYRRRSRDGDTPDEPAEPTEPTRVADFELRDVLARSADAEVRDARTPAGERVALKRFDPDAIADDAFESAVETWAALDAPGVLAVRRRGTDPVPWVATDPVDASLADPADSSVVDLSTADLARALADAAETLHRAHREGVVHGALGPENLWFADGGVRVGGWGLAAARRGQSSVRPPESDADPETADTYRLAAAADDLLGESATDPDRPDELDGVLSRALAADPADRYGSALRFADALRWAVR; encoded by the coding sequence ATGAAGTGGTCGCCGACCAGACGTGAGTTCCTCGGCGTCGCCGGTCCGGGCAGTGTCGCGTCGTCGGTCGTCGCCGACCGCCCGGCGAGTCTCGGGAACGTCTCACTCGGGAACGCGTCCGACGCCGTGCCGGACCATCCGCTCGCGCCGACGCCCGAGGTCGAGTGGTCAGTCGATACCGACACCGAGAAGCCGCTACTTCGGCGGTCGGAGACCGGCGACGCGGTCTACCTCGGGACCGAGACCGGCGTTCGGGGGTTCTCGACCGACGGCACCGAGCGGTGGCGCCGCCGGATTCCGAGGGCCGACGCCGACCGCCCGGTCGAGATACATCCCGGAACCGGCGCGGTCTACGCCGAAGGGAAGGCGCAACTCCGCGCTCTCGACGCCGAAGACGGTCACACCCGCTGGCGGTACCCCGGCGAGAGCGGGACCGCCGAGAGATACGTGGACGTCTCGCTGGTGACTTCGGAGACGGTCTTCCTGAGAGACGACGGCATCGCGGCGGTCGCGGCGTCTGACGGCCGCGAGCGGTGGCGATTCCGACCGGACGAGTCGCTCTGGTTCCCCTCGCGCATCGACGGTGACGACCTCTACGTCGGGACGACCAGCGGCCACCTCTACGCCCTCTCGACCGCCGACGGGAGCGTCCGCTGGCACGTCGACCGCTCTGCGGACGGTGCCCCGCGGTTCTCGGTCGCCGGCGTGACCGACGACGCCGTGTTCGCGTGGAACTACGATGCCGGGGAACTGTACGCCTTCGACCGCGACGACGGGGCGCTCCGGTGGCGATTCGACGCCGAGGTAAACGAGAGCGGGTTTCCCGGGGCGGTTCGGGACGAGGCGGTGTACCTCGGCGACGGTTCGCTGGTCCGCGCGATTTCGCCCGCCGACGGGACCGAACGCTGGCGATACGACGCGGGGAGGCCGGTCGTCGGTTGGCCCCAGTTCGACGGCCGGACCGCGTACTTCGGCGCGAGCGGCAGCGTCCACGCGGTTTCGACCGACGACGGAACCGGCCGGTGGCAGTTCTCCACGGGGACGGACCGAGCGTACGTCGCCGGCGTCGCCGACGGGACGGTCGTCGCGCACGGCAGGACCGACGCCCTCTACGGACTGGACGCGGACCGCGGCCACCTCCGGTGGCGGTTCGACTCCCCCGGCCACGCGCGGTGGTTGCCGCAGGTCGACGACGACAGGGTCTACTTCGCCACCGAGTCGGGCACCCTCTACGCCCTCTCGTCGCCCGGTTCGACGCCGCTCTACGACGCCGCTCGGACTCTCACCTCGCCGGCGGGCCTCGCGGTCGGCGGTCTCCTCGGCGCGGCGACTCTCGCCGGCGCCTACCGCCGCCGAAGTCGCGACGGGGACACCCCCGACGAACCGGCCGAACCGACTGAACCGACCCGGGTCGCCGACTTCGAACTCCGGGACGTTCTCGCCCGGAGCGCCGACGCCGAGGTCCGCGACGCCCGGACCCCGGCGGGCGAGCGCGTCGCGCTGAAACGCTTCGACCCGGACGCAATCGCCGACGACGCCTTCGAGTCCGCGGTCGAGACGTGGGCCGCCCTCGACGCGCCGGGCGTCCTCGCGGTTCGCCGGCGGGGAACCGACCCGGTGCCGTGGGTCGCCACCGACCCGGTGGACGCATCGCTCGCCGACCCCGCCGACTCGTCGGTCGTTGACCTCTCGACTGCCGACCTCGCCCGCGCTCTCGCCGACGCGGCCGAGACGCTCCACCGCGCCCACCGCGAGGGCGTCGTCCACGGCGCTCTCGGTCCCGAGAACCTCTGGTTCGCCGACGGCGGGGTCCGAGTCGGCGGTTGGGGCCTCGCCGCGGCGCGCCGAGGCCAGTCGAGCGTCCGGCCGCCGGAATCGGACGCCGACCCGGAGACCGCCGACACCTACCGACTCGCGGCGGCGGCCGACGACCTGCTCGGCGAGTCCGCAACCGACCCCGACCGACCCGACGAACTCGACGGCGTACTCTCGCGGGCGCTCGCGGCCGACCCCGCCGACCGCTACGGTTCGGCGCTCCGGTTCGCCGACGCGCTCCGGTGGGCGGTCAGGTAG